The Mesorhizobium loti genome includes a region encoding these proteins:
- a CDS encoding glutamine synthetase — protein MTSPSGSTSAEAQAFLDAYPEIEAFDIVLTDANGVGRGKIVRRHELKSIFEGGRHMPISILGLDITGEDVHETGLIWTTGDGDLRAWPIPGTLVPLYGTSPPRGQLLMAMYMLDGRPMSSDPRLALARQVDILAAKGLYPAGAFELEFFLLANERDADGKVQPARAVLDGRVSGKTEVYSVDHLHGMEPLFSDIYAAAKAQGIPAETVISEYAPGQYELTLNYRKDVMRAADDLVMLKRLVRAQARRHGVTACFMAKPIEKYAGSGMHFHVSLQDKAGRNVFAEAGGESWSLPLLQGLGGLIQTMAESMLVFAPHANSWRRFVSQSYAPVAPTWGVNNRSVALRVPAGDAKNRRIEHRPSGVDANPYLIAATVLAGIIKGMDEGLDPGPETTGNGYEAAVTRTTMPVDWRAAIEAARASSFLKGALGEDLHRTFVAIKQSEYLRVARTVSELDYHLYLHEV, from the coding sequence AGCTGAAGAGCATTTTCGAGGGCGGCCGCCATATGCCGATCTCGATCCTCGGCCTCGATATCACCGGCGAGGATGTGCACGAGACCGGACTGATCTGGACCACCGGCGACGGCGACCTCAGGGCCTGGCCGATCCCCGGCACGCTGGTGCCGCTCTACGGCACGAGCCCGCCGCGCGGCCAATTGCTGATGGCGATGTACATGCTCGACGGTCGGCCGATGTCGTCGGATCCGCGGCTGGCGCTGGCGCGACAGGTCGACATCCTGGCAGCCAAGGGTCTCTATCCGGCCGGCGCCTTCGAACTCGAATTCTTCCTGCTGGCCAATGAGCGCGATGCCGACGGCAAGGTGCAGCCGGCGCGCGCCGTGCTCGATGGCCGCGTCTCGGGCAAGACCGAAGTCTATTCCGTCGACCATCTGCACGGCATGGAGCCGCTGTTCTCCGACATCTATGCCGCCGCCAAGGCGCAAGGCATTCCGGCCGAGACCGTCATTTCCGAATATGCGCCCGGCCAGTACGAACTGACGCTGAACTACCGCAAGGACGTGATGCGGGCGGCCGACGATCTGGTCATGCTGAAGCGGCTGGTGCGGGCGCAGGCGCGCCGCCATGGCGTCACCGCCTGTTTCATGGCCAAGCCGATCGAGAAATATGCCGGCTCGGGCATGCATTTCCACGTCTCGCTGCAGGACAAGGCCGGCCGAAACGTCTTTGCCGAAGCCGGCGGCGAGAGCTGGTCGCTGCCGCTGCTGCAGGGACTTGGCGGCCTGATCCAGACGATGGCGGAATCGATGCTGGTGTTTGCGCCGCACGCCAATTCCTGGCGGCGCTTCGTCTCGCAATCCTATGCGCCGGTGGCGCCGACCTGGGGCGTCAACAACCGCTCGGTGGCCTTACGCGTGCCAGCGGGGGACGCCAAGAACCGGCGCATCGAGCACCGCCCGTCCGGCGTCGACGCCAATCCCTATCTGATCGCCGCGACGGTACTCGCCGGCATCATCAAGGGCATGGATGAAGGCCTCGATCCCGGCCCCGAAACGACGGGCAACGGCTACGAGGCAGCCGTGACGCGCACGACGATGCCGGTCGACTGGCGCGCCGCGATCGAAGCGGCGCGAGCATCCAGCTTCCTGAAAGGCGCTCTCGGCGAGGACCTGCATCGCACCTTCGTGGCGATCAAGCAGTCCGAGTACCTGCGCGTGGCGCGCACGGTCAGCGAACTGGACTACCACCTCTATCTGCACGAGGTGTAG